Within Sphingomonas piscis, the genomic segment GGCGATGATCGCAAGGTCCGGACACCAACCCCGCACCCGGCGAGCAATCTGTGCCACCAAAACGGGATCGTCCATCGTCAGCACCAAAGCCGCGGCATGACCGAGCTGCAGCTTATCTAGCAGTTCGCTCCGCCCGACATCGCCGAACAGGATGGAATAGCCGCCTTCACGCGCCGCCATGACGGCATCGATGTCACTTTCAACTGCGAGATACGGCTTTCCGTGCTGGGTCAGCATGTCTGCGACCATCTTGCCGATACGGCCGAACCCGAAGATCACGGTGCGGCCAGACATATCGGACGGTGTTTCGCCATCCCCATGCCGCGCATCGGCCCGCCGACCTGCGAAGCGCCCGAGTGTTGCAAGCAGTGGCGTGATGGTGAGGCCGACGGCGGTCACGACCTGCCAGAATGCCGCGGTTTCGCCGCTAATCGCGCCCGACGCCGCTGCCGCGCCGATCAGGATAAGGCTGGTTTCCGAAGGCGACGCCATCAGCAGGCCCGTTTCCGCCGCGGTCCCCAATCTGGAGCCGGCGAGACGCAAGAGCAGGCCGGTCACGAGAGACTTCACGAGCAGTACGCCGACGAGTGCGCCGAGCAGACTGGGCCACATGCCGGCGATCACGCGAAAGTCGATTTGCATGCCGACTGTGATCAGGAAGATGCCGAGCGCCAGCCCTCGAAACGGTGCAGTGACGACCTCCACCTCGCTTCGATATTCCGTTTCCGCGATCAGGACGCCGGCGATCAGCGCGCCGACGATCGGCGACAGCCCCACGGCTCCGGTCGCAAGGCTGGCGACGATCACTACCAGCAGGCTGACGGCGAGGAACAACTCGGGGCTTTTCGTCCGGGCTGCCTGCGCAAACAGACGCGGAAGGAGCACGCGACCGATCAACAGCATGGCGGCAATCACCAGCGCGCCCTTCCACGCCGTTTCCGCCATCGCGCCCAGCCCGGCGCTGCCCAGCAGGAACAGCAAGGGGACAAGCGCCAGATCCTCGAACAGCAACATCGCAAAGGCTGCGCGCCCAACCGGCGTCTTCGTCCCCGCGATCGGCAGAACCAGTGCCGTGGACGACATTGCCAGCGCGAAGCCCAGTGCAACGGCACTGGAAGGCGCTTCGCCGAACAGCAGCAGCCCGCTGCCGATAAGGAGCGCGCCCATCATCAGCTCGGCCGCGCCAACCCCGAACACCGCCTTGCGCATAGCAACAAGGCGCCGGAAGCTCAGCTCCAACCCAATTGAGAAGAGCAGCAGGATGATCCCGAATTCAGCGAAGGGCTCGATGGCGTGAGGGTCGTTGATGGTGACGGCTTCAAGCCAGGGATAGGCATCCGCATAACCGCCCAGGCCGAACGGTCCAGCGATCATTCCAACGATGATGAAGCCGATCACCGGCGAGATCTTGAGGCGGGCAAACGCGGGGATGACGATACCCGCCGCACCGAGGATCGTCAGCGCGTCGCTAAGCCCGTTTCCACTAAGTTCGCCAGCCATACCGGCTTTAGAGCAGCCCGTCGCCTTTCTGTCATCCGGAACTCGCTTCGCGCGTTGCAAGAGGGCGAAGGAGAACTGCGATGGCGAAGAGTTTGAAGGCCGGCGACAAGGTCAGCTGGAAGTCACATGGCGGCGAAGCGCATGGCAAGGTCGTGAAGAAGGTCACCTCCCCAATGACCATCAAAGGTCACAAGGTGGCTGCGTCCAAGGACAATCCCGAATATCTCGTTGAGACAGACGAGGGGAAGCAGGCCGCCCACAAGCCGGACGCGCTGAAGAAGGGATGAGGCCTCGCGACGACGTCATCATCGCCGGCGGTGGTCCCGCCGGAATGATGGCGGGGCTACTTTTCGCCCGGGCCGGTTGCCGGGTTCGGGTGCTCGAAAAGCATCGAGACTTCCTGCACGACTTTCGCGGCGACACCGTTCATCCAGCCACGATGGACGTGCTCGACGACCTCGGACTGCTCGACCGCTTTCTCGAGAGACCCCACGACCGGCTTCAGAAAGCCCAACTCCGGATCGGCGGACGCGAGATGGTCGTTGGCGATCTGTCGCGGGTGAAGGGTAGGACTCCATTCGTGGCCATGATGCCGCAGTGGGAGTTCCTCGACTTCCTTCGCGCCGAAGCGGTCCAACTGCCGAACTTCCAAGTGGAGATGGGCCGCGGGGTCGGTGACATCAGGTTCGAAGAGGGCAGGGCAACGGCGGTGAAGACGTCCGACGGGACCTTGCTCGGCGCCTCTGCCCTGATCATAGCCGCAGATGGTCGTCGCTCGGTCGTTCGGCGGCGCGGCCTGCTCCCGGCCAAGGATCTCGGATCTCCCATCGACGTTTTCTGGTTCGAGCTTCCCAAGCGCTCGCCGGAGCAAGGCGTGCTTCGTATTGCCGTTGATCGAGGGCGCATCCTCGTCCGCGTCGACCGTGCCACATACTGGCAGTGCGCGTTCGTGATCCCGAAGGGCTCCGCCCAAGAGCTTCGACGTCATGGCGTCGACCATGTCCGGGCCGAGATCGAACGTGTGGAACCTCGGCTTGAAAATATCGGTCAGGACCTGACAAGCCTGGATCAGCTCCACCTGCTTGAAGTCAGTCTCGACCGGCTGACGCGCTGGAGTCGCCCCGGCCTTCTCGCGATTGGCGACGCCGCTCACGCCATGTCACCGATGGGCGGGATCGGGATCAACTTCGCGATCCAGGATGCGGTCGCGGCGGCCAATCTGCTCGCACCAGGCATCGCGGCGGGGAGCAGCGTCGATCAGCTGCTGCAAAGAGTGCAGCGCCGGCGTTATGCTTCGACGGCACTGGTTCAGGCCGTTCAACGCATCGCTCAAAACTGGGTACTAGCCCCATGCTTCATCGCGCCGGCAGTCTGGAACGGCCGCCTTGGCCCTTGCTCCTCCTTGACGCGATGCCCGCCCTTCGCCGCCTGCCGGGCCGTGCGATCGCCTGGGGCGTACGGCGGGAGCGGGTGTCGTT encodes:
- a CDS encoding cation:proton antiporter yields the protein MAGELSGNGLSDALTILGAAGIVIPAFARLKISPVIGFIIVGMIAGPFGLGGYADAYPWLEAVTINDPHAIEPFAEFGIILLLFSIGLELSFRRLVAMRKAVFGVGAAELMMGALLIGSGLLLFGEAPSSAVALGFALAMSSTALVLPIAGTKTPVGRAAFAMLLFEDLALVPLLFLLGSAGLGAMAETAWKGALVIAAMLLIGRVLLPRLFAQAARTKSPELFLAVSLLVVIVASLATGAVGLSPIVGALIAGVLIAETEYRSEVEVVTAPFRGLALGIFLITVGMQIDFRVIAGMWPSLLGALVGVLLVKSLVTGLLLRLAGSRLGTAAETGLLMASPSETSLILIGAAAASGAISGETAAFWQVVTAVGLTITPLLATLGRFAGRRADARHGDGETPSDMSGRTVIFGFGRIGKMVADMLTQHGKPYLAVESDIDAVMAAREGGYSILFGDVGRSELLDKLQLGHAAALVLTMDDPVLVAQIARRVRGWCPDLAIIARARDPGHAAQLYKAGVTDAVPETVEASLQLSEAVLVDIGLAMGPVIASIHEKRSELRAEIMEEAELEHEPRLGRRRVRDAAPKG
- a CDS encoding DUF2945 domain-containing protein; this encodes MAKSLKAGDKVSWKSHGGEAHGKVVKKVTSPMTIKGHKVAASKDNPEYLVETDEGKQAAHKPDALKKG
- a CDS encoding FAD-dependent monooxygenase; the protein is MRPRDDVIIAGGGPAGMMAGLLFARAGCRVRVLEKHRDFLHDFRGDTVHPATMDVLDDLGLLDRFLERPHDRLQKAQLRIGGREMVVGDLSRVKGRTPFVAMMPQWEFLDFLRAEAVQLPNFQVEMGRGVGDIRFEEGRATAVKTSDGTLLGASALIIAADGRRSVVRRRGLLPAKDLGSPIDVFWFELPKRSPEQGVLRIAVDRGRILVRVDRATYWQCAFVIPKGSAQELRRHGVDHVRAEIERVEPRLENIGQDLTSLDQLHLLEVSLDRLTRWSRPGLLAIGDAAHAMSPMGGIGINFAIQDAVAAANLLAPGIAAGSSVDQLLQRVQRRRYASTALVQAVQRIAQNWVLAPCFIAPAVWNGRLGPCSSLTRCPPFAACRAVRSPGAYGGSGCRSPEQFASKIGIGLPPHR